A segment of the Cotesia glomerata isolate CgM1 linkage group LG2, MPM_Cglom_v2.3, whole genome shotgun sequence genome:
tacaatttttagtaatttattaaataaatttgtttttaaatttctagaaAACAAAATAGATGTTATCGTTACCGCTTCGACGGTTTTTGGAGCTCGTCATGCTCTGGAGACTCTGTCACAGTTGTTTGCACCCGTTTTAACGTCGAATGGGCGAGGACTAGTGATAGTTGACCAAGCAAAGATCCAGGACAAACCGATATTCGTTCACCGTGGACTTTTGATTGATACTGCAAGAAATTTTCTTCCCGTTCCCGCTATTTTGAGAACTATAGATGGGCTAGCTGCTACCAAGATGAATGTTTTGCACTGGCATGCTACTGACACTCAAAGTTTTCCACTTCATATTAAAAATCGACCACTCATGTCTcagtaatatattatttattcattattattaattcatcttataaaattaatttattcattagttTATTTCATCTATATTTATCAactattgattaattttaattgtccAAAAGGTACGGAGCATACTCACCTGAAATGATCTACACCCCAGAAGATTTAAGTTACATAGTAACATACGCCAAGTATCGAGGAGTGAGAATTATTCTAGAATTGGACTCACCATCTCATGCAGGTGCCGGATGGGAATGGGGTGAAGCAGCAGGACTGGGTGCTCTGGCGGTTTGCATTAATAAGGAACCGTGGAGAGATTTTTGTGTCCAGCCACCATGTGGTCAGCTAAATCCAGTCAATCCTCGTACTCTTGatgttttaaaagatatttatagAGATACTCTCGCTCTTTTGGGCACCAACAGTATCATTCATCTTGGTGGCGATGaagtaagtaatttatttatttttcctaatattcttctttatttaattttaacgaatgttaaattgcactgtacttttttaactattgacatttttaaagatataaactcattccgatgttacactcatcaagagctttcatttgaatacccacatcaattttgatatatattttcatatatacatatatataaatatatgaaaaaatgatgtgggtacttgaatgaaaagtctcgatgagtgcaacttcgagataagcttatatctttaaaaatgtcaatagttcacaagatacaaggtcatttcttaattatagatatttttaaaaatgtaagctgatcctgatgttacactcatcaagagctttcatttgagtacccatatgcattttgatatatatttcatatatttcatatatacatatatataatatatataaatatatgaaaaattgatgtggatactcaaatgaaagctcttgataagtataatatcgggatgagcttatatctttaaaaatgtcaatagttcacaagatacaaggtcatttcttaattatctatctagagatagagcattttcgagtGACTATCCTagacagaaaatttttcttattctcttaataatataaataatcaatctGTAAAACTAACTAGGTGTTTATTAATTGCTGGAATTCAACGCCAGAGATAACAGCTGCGATGCAAGATCGTGGAATGGGAAAAACTACCGATGACTTCTTTCAACTCTGGAGTGAGTTCCACGCAGAGCAAGTTAAGCTTCttgatgaaataaaagaaGGAAGAATTGACCATGTATTGCTGTGGAGCTCTGCGCTCACATCTCCAGATGTAATTGAAAAGTATCTCGATAAAAGAAGATTTATCATCCAAACCTGGGTTGAGTCAAATTCTGATTTACCCAGCGAACTTTTACAGCGCGGTTACAAACTTATAATGTCGACCAAAGATGCTTGGTACCTAGATCACGGATTCTGGGGTAAAACTCGCTATCATTCATGGCGAGACGCTTACAATAATAGAATCCCAAGAAATGTAtgcttcatttttaattatctgtaagaattaaattacttGGTGGtaattgatgaattatttCTTCAACAGGTTGGAGTTCTTGGAGGTGAAGTCTGCATGTGGGGTGAATATGTCAACGATGGCGGCTTGGACTCTCGTATTTGGCCCAGAGCTGCTGCTGTTGGTGAAAGGTTGTGGAGCGATTCTCATACGCTGAGAACTGAAGACGTAGAACCGCGTCTTCAAGCTTTTAGAGAAAGACTGCAAGTACGCCAAATTTATGCCGATGCCATTTCTCCAGCTTGGTGTGCTCAGCACGCTAAAaagtgttattaatttttttttatactttattttggTTAATCACTATTTGAATATTCATTCTCAAGTATTATTTGttggaaaaatatatacaaagttttattgatttttaaataaattagttcaCCAAATGTTTTATTACCTATCAATATttctttgttttataaatacaatGATAAGTAATAACAAAGTGTCTGACGGATGATgtgttatattttatattttttgaaataataaatgtgtTAAATAGAAagttagatttattttatttattttaagtatattatttaaaaaaaaagttaattgaatagtaatataattattttaactaataatcagataagtgatttttaaattattgtattttttatttgagtttgataatttttttataaaattaatttatttttgatttcagtcaaaaattcaaaaaaacgaTTACGTGATTGTGTATCCTCGGTTTcaataacagaaaaaaaatataaatatgatcTCAATAaacaaagttaataaaaaaaattttttttttaataattgtttgtatattttaaaagttttataatctaaaaagttcaaataatattgttcATTATTGTAATagaaaaaacagaaaaaaaaagtagaaaaatagaagaagaaataatgaaaattaaattaaaaatttttagaattttttttattaaaaaataaaaaaaaaactaatttttaaaagactttaaaaactataagtgcaattttttaaaaatattatttagttctaatttaataatttaaaaaaactcaaaaaattaacaatgtcggctaactttagtattatgaagaaataagatgataaagaagaaatatgaCTTAAAGaagaatacattttttttctacagacaatattttaaaaaaaattacacgatTTTATTAGAACAATTCTTAGATTAGGAagataagtttttaaattatgaagttagctgacaactgtaatttttttcaatttttataacaaatcaattacaataaataaattttcttctaaaaattttcactaataattattaaaaatttttacatgtggaatttttttcataataattttatttctataaaattattttaaaatatctaatagctgtcaacttcagtgtcattttaTAAtcctaaagttagccgacgtttttaatttttgatttttttttctgttaataaaattaaaactaaaaaatatttttaaaaaattgcacttataatttttctagtttttaatgaacgaaaattttttttttatttttttgtaacaattttttcaataaaaaaaattctataaatttttagatgtcggctaacttaattttcattgtcatTCGTAATTATATACGATGTTGgacagtaataaaaaaataattttggtaatgaattttaaatagaaagcACTTATAAATTTCTCCAAGTCTTCGTTGTTCAAGTgttcaattaaattcaatagtaGGCTAACATATACATTAATAGGCAAAAAGTATAGCCTTCCTTAATCGTGAAAGTTTTTGTTAAAATCATTTAGAAGTTTAACTAGTGTGCAAATTTCTTATAAAccttcatgaataattttatggaacatacatttattttgtataataaataataaatgacaataaaataatttatgataataataatgtaaataacagaatataaataaacgacAATTCTTATTTGCAAAAAGAAATATTCCCTTACTCGACAGTTTGATTTTCTCCAGATGTCAGCACTGGATGGAATTCAAACCATTTTTTCTTGGTTAAGTATAAATGTATACACACCTATATATAacacacatatacatacaacagcatccatattattattgttctatatatttatatacaaatacaaatatatCGTGTTATACACATCCAGCTGACATTTGACCACATTTGACAATCGATAGTAATAATCAGAAATAGAGTTTCACCGAGATAGCAATAGCGGgtaatgtttaattaattaaacaagtCTTcctttagttaaaaataaaatccataTTTATTACGCTGCACATCAGTTTTTTATTGTCTGAAATGTCAGTTATGCTGAGAAACGTCGTAAAGAGAGCTGCTGATAATCACACCCACTATTACGTGTGTATATTTTACGTCTAGGTTATATTTTGAAAgtttatacataaaaatatgccgttattttcttgaatttattcattttgtgATATTTGCAATAATCAATAACTATTTAATTGTACAAATACTCTAAtgcaaatattaaaaatcaggtaattttataattattaatttttttaactcatgacaataaagttagcagtctcttgataatttttttaataaataataataaagtgagccgacgattttaattttttgaatttttttttaataattaaattagaagaaaaaaatattttttttaaattgcacttacagtttttaaagtgtTTTAcaggtgaaattttttttaatcattttttcaataaaaaaaaattctaaaaatttttaaatgtcggctaacttaattttcatttagaataattgcatttttaattttttaaaaattctacaagtcaaattttttagcataatttatttcttaaaaaaattctaaaaattatcaaatatctgctaaattaattttcaattttaactcagttaatttttaaatctcaaataaaaattttgtgttaataatgaacttatttaattttaattacagataaataaacaaagaaATGGATATAATAGATATTGAAAGTATTGAATCAAATACACgaccaataaaaaattcaactgtcaGATGCAATTGCGTGAGTTCAAATTCAGTATGTTATATTGTCGTGACAATTGCCACATTAGCTTTCTTGGGAGCTATTGTGTTTATATGCAAAGACTATATTAAAGTATTATTGTATTGGATAGAACATAAAGATATATGGATAATAAGTATTATTGTAATATCACTATTTACAGTAGTGTCATTTCCTATAGTGATTggttacttatttttaataatcgcAAGTGGTTATTTATTTGGTATTGTCCGTGGTATTGCACTGGTTGTACTCGGCGCTAATTTAGGTATTGCAATTGCACATACGACACTCAGTGCATTGTCAACAAAGTTACCGATTGGTGCATTATTAAGAAGTGAAACTGCGCGAGCAATATTAAGAGTTATATCTGGTCCTCAAGCATTTAGAGTTGTACTCTTTGCCAGACTAACTCCAATTCCATTTGGTCTACagaatactatttttgctgtaagaaatttcattttttttattcacctgtcaatttatatttttataatttattaaatgctgattttatttttaggtaaGCAATATTAGTGGTTTAAGGTATCACATTGCAAGTGCAATTGGCCTACTACCAGCTCAATTGATAAATGTTTACCTAGGAAGCAGTTTACGATCCATGCAAGATGTTTTGGAAGATAAATCAACTGCTGCGACGggttatattgtattttgttttcaagtaagtgttaaattttattattttattttttaatttaattttcgtaaaactaaattaatttaaaaatttttttattgaaaaaaaaagtactctaCATTAAacgttaattataaaatgaaaattaaattagacatctgaaaatttttataatttattttaaaaaattaaaagaaaaaatgtagaaaatttgaaaaattatttttattattatttatttaatttaaataccaAGGCAGAAATATGAATATGAGTGTaaatatagatagatagataattttattagattctGGAGCCCAGGCTCCCTCAGAACCATCATCAAGTATACATTACAATCAGTGTATAAAGTACAGAGTTTTTAatacatcaaataaaaataaaaaataaaaataaatttagtaattaatggAATAACATGTTAATAGTGctgttaaataatatttgtgtCATACAAAGCGCAACAACATTCAATAATAGCAATCAACGTTCAATATAACAAACGAAtaattctgtaaataataataatagcacgAATTACagaataattcaaaattctcagcttttgtAATTTCAGCTGGCAGCGCATTCCAAATACGTATACCACGAACAAGAAATGAGTTTTCATACATACAACAATTAGATCTAGGTAGTCGTCATATACGTATGGTTATAGCAAAAATTTCCATGATACAAATGATACATATAATacattttattgcaataataatttgactTAATGATGATAGGAGGATAAATTTAGATTAGTTAAAATAGATCATACTAAATTATATACGTAGATTCCAGAGATTAATCCAGATTTATCAGAgacttaaaatttaccatcaatttctaatttcataaaaaattcaaaggcTTTAGTTTCAAATGTTTCTAAACTATGAGATTCGATAATTTCAATTAGTAGTTCTCTCCAAAGCCGTATCGCAGATATAACAAATGAATGCTCGTATGATTTTGTAGTAAAGTGTGGTATTTTAAACATgacattattatatttttctgatcgtgaacgtaaaatttttttaaaatatttttttagttgcgatttaattaataaaaaaaataaaaaattattgaacgtcggctaattttagtcgaataattataaatgaaaaaatataattctagATAATAATTGGAGTATCATTAATGGTCTACGTAGTACAGAAAGCACGAAGAGAACTTCACCTGGCACTTCTCGAAGCTGATCTAGCAGCAATGACTGACAGTTCACATTATTTGCATGACACATTACCTGACTCAAAAGGATCTCTTACATCATTGATGGCATGAaagatttaatattattattaaacaagtACGTGATAATTAATAAGGATTGCAAAGTAATATTACATGAAATTCTGATGATAAGATAAGACTTTGTACTCAATGGATTTAAATCGCGAcctatttttttctaaaaaaaaatattttgaataatctcaAGATTCTTTACTTATTAACATGCAATTATAAGCGtgccaaaatttattaacttttatttataaaattattttgtttcttttttataaaaatcttactCGACTTAAAAATCTTCCATTATAcagttgttaattttttctaatatatttttgtttatctaATTCGTATTACCGGCATTTAAAACTTTGTCATAACTCagcatataattattaatgagatattattttttattaactattactTAGGttagtattttattatcattagaagtcaaataataacaaaaataattaaacctGCACCACTCTAACTAATAGTGATTAAAAGCGTGTCATTAAACAAACTGTGTTATTAAAactcaataaaatattcaaatatttttaataatcattttgatTACTAAATAATccgatttaaataatttaaataatattattataattaaaataacgtcctcaatagcttatttattatattaataataaaaaaataaatcaaataattttatatatcgacacttttacatatttattatgaataaatattttttcgaatCTACACAAGTCTTCCTTGTGTAAATTCGATTTCacaacgttaaaaaaataaatttatacaattgtgaattatataaataaatttgattgtttaaaaaataacgttCTTATTTTTAAGAGTAGATAAATCATAAAAAGGTATTACATGATATGCCGACttgttttgataaaattaggcgtctttatttaataagaatatctcataaaaaaatatagcaatACTTATTGAACAAAATGAACAAAAAAGTGTTCTCATTAACAACTGATGTAATTTAATCGTGCGAAttgattgttataatttttaatgtgatGATTTGTACAAATGTAAAAAGAatatattacataaaaaaatatattatatatttgtataataaaataaaaaaaactttacagttcaatttaattaaacagcCGTGAAATAAACACTTTCTTTGTTCTTTATGTACTTATCTCGATGATTTTCCACCGCCTTTTTAATAATCTCAACTGTGAAATCAGCATCTTCTTTTGTAATGCACATTGGAGGTTTGATTCTCAATatctaaaaaaacaaaaaaagtcaataacattgattatgaaaattaagttagccgacatttaaaaatttttagaatttttttttattgaaaaaattattacgaaataataaagaaaatttttcatatgtaaaattattgaagatttataagtgcaatttttaaaaaatattttttagttataatttaataaatgaaaagaaatcaaaaaattaaaaacgtcggctaactttagtattataaattgCTTGACTATAAATCCTCAAgtcgaaaaattaattatcaatgaatCCGTACATTTCCATGGACTCCGCCTTTACCAATCAGAACACCCATATCTTTGATGTCTTCAAAAATGTCTAGCACTTGTTCTACTGCCATGGGTTCTTTTGTTTCAACATCACCTATTAACTCAACTCCAATCATCAACCCTTTACCACGAACGTCTCCAATTATTGTCGGGTAGTCCAGCATTAGAGTACTCAATCTATGCAGTAAATGTGTACCTActataaaacaattttcctGAAGCTTTTCTTCTtcaattatctaaaaaaaattaatttttaattaaattaattccaGCAGATATTGTAAATTCTCATAATCTTgaagttttcaaaaataaactcTTCAATTACTTGTTTAATTTGGacttttaataagcttttttataaattcttagTTTAATCGCGTTAATTGAAACTACTTTTGTAAAATAGTAGGTCTTGTATTTtagttttacttattttataagaTACTTTAATTGTTTATCTCTATTATGATCTCATTTACATCGTCAATTTACTATGTAGTCTCTCATTGTCGTACATCTTACtccattataattttaatgtattgAATAATTgtaccctaaattttttttcttatgtttTTTGTACTTGAAAATTGCCATCTGGCCGTCAGGCTTTGGCATAAATAAAACGAATCTAATATCTAATcgattaaattatattaattaattaatttaatgagttaaattaattaattaatttaatgagttaaattaattaattaatttaattagttaaattaattaattaattggttatattaattaattaatttaattaattgattagttaaattaattaattaattggttatattaattaattaatttaaattaattaattatttaaattaattaatttaattaaattaataaaaaataaaaaccaaaattattaaaaaaaaattaaattacatcaAGAACAGCGGAACCAACAGCGCAAGCCAGTGGATTACCACCAAAAGTATTAACCCTCATAGCCTTATTCAAGACTTCGGCTATCTCTTGTGTAGTAACAACAGCACCTAGAGGAAATCCATTACCAATTGCTTTAGCCATTGTAACAATATCAGGTACAACATTGTGTCCTTGAAAGCCCCAGAAATTTTCACCAGTTCTACCAAAGCCAGTTTGAACTTCATCAGCGATACAAATTCCCCCTTTGCTTCGTACAAAATCGTAGACCTTGGATAAATATGTCTTAGGATATTGTACGATACCCCCAATGCCCTgaaaatacataaatacatatatcaTTTAAGATAAATGACTACAATGAGAACTTTTGtagtcattaaaataaaaaattattattaatcgctcttttaattaatgactAACAATACGTTGCcgataaatcatttaattttattgacatACTTGGATACTTTCTGCTATGAAAGCGGCTATAGGTTTTCCAGACGGTAGACTATATTTAAAAGCATTTTGCAAttgagtaaaataattatctgcAGCCTGACAATTATTTCCAACACATTGGCAATTTTTTCCATGAGATACTGGACAATCTCGGCATTGAGAGCCTCCCCACGGTCCTTTATAGACATCAGGATTCATTATCTATCAATGAAAacagtataaattaaaaaaaggccattcggcagcctaaatgaaagtaaatttcataatgaatagaaaaaaaaaactactagaattatatacaaaaaaaaaaatacattgagaataaagataaaaatataaata
Coding sequences within it:
- the LOC123258418 gene encoding transmembrane protein 64 — encoded protein: MDIIDIESIESNTRPIKNSTVRCNCVSSNSVCYIVVTIATLAFLGAIVFICKDYIKVLLYWIEHKDIWIISIIVISLFTVVSFPIVIGYLFLIIASGYLFGIVRGIALVVLGANLGIAIAHTTLSALSTKLPIGALLRSETARAILRVISGPQAFRVVLFARLTPIPFGLQNTIFAVSNISGLRYHIASAIGLLPAQLINVYLGSSLRSMQDVLEDKSTAATGYIVFCFQIIIGVSLMVYVVQKARRELHLALLEADLAAMTDSSHYLHDTLPDSKGSLTSLMA
- the LOC123258679 gene encoding chitooligosaccharidolytic beta-N-acetylglucosaminidase, with product MKFIVAWILILVSSSCFAAIPAASSPGSHQTNFFRTFECINDQCQRTNKPISIIDPAELKLKGHHTTLAACRLVCGSLGGLWPIPTGPITIGKNYLLTHPNEVRFGLQEVPRSTRSFLSEALDIFVGNLRWMCGENCEKANSSVKVHTKIISESVELDWSTDEEYTLQIFTKENKIDVIVTASTVFGARHALETLSQLFAPVLTSNGRGLVIVDQAKIQDKPIFVHRGLLIDTARNFLPVPAILRTIDGLAATKMNVLHWHATDTQSFPLHIKNRPLMSQYGAYSPEMIYTPEDLSYIVTYAKYRGVRIILELDSPSHAGAGWEWGEAAGLGALAVCINKEPWRDFCVQPPCGQLNPVNPRTLDVLKDIYRDTLALLGTNSIIHLGGDEVFINCWNSTPEITAAMQDRGMGKTTDDFFQLWSEFHAEQVKLLDEIKEGRIDHVLLWSSALTSPDVIEKYLDKRRFIIQTWVESNSDLPSELLQRGYKLIMSTKDAWYLDHGFWGKTRYHSWRDAYNNRIPRNVGVLGGEVCMWGEYVNDGGLDSRIWPRAAAVGERLWSDSHTLRTEDVEPRLQAFRERLQVRQIYADAISPAWCAQHAKKCY
- the LOC123258419 gene encoding alanine--glyoxylate aminotransferase 2, mitochondrial encodes the protein MSRGIINWSQLRCYSSLPELPHCQYKTPIYQGADYETVKLTRLAPSERPYYKKPLLIHEGHGQWLWDHTGRRYLDMFAGIVTVGVGHSHPKIVEALSKQISKLGNTTVIYMHPQYHEYVEKLKKKLPEKLNVVYLVNSGSEANELAFLIAKLYTGAQEIISLQNGYHGGTLATQAATGLSVAKYPVPQANGFTHIMNPDVYKGPWGGSQCRDCPVSHGKNCQCVGNNCQAADNYFTQLQNAFKYSLPSGKPIAAFIAESIQGIGGIVQYPKTYLSKVYDFVRSKGGICIADEVQTGFGRTGENFWGFQGHNVVPDIVTMAKAIGNGFPLGAVVTTQEIAEVLNKAMRVNTFGGNPLACAVGSAVLDIIEEEKLQENCFIVGTHLLHRLSTLMLDYPTIIGDVRGKGLMIGVELIGDVETKEPMAVEQVLDIFEDIKDMGVLIGKGGVHGNILRIKPPMCITKEDADFTVEIIKKAVENHRDKYIKNKESVYFTAV